A region of Vibrio tubiashii ATCC 19109 DNA encodes the following proteins:
- a CDS encoding ABC transporter ATP-binding protein, whose product MDLPLVSLKRANKSFVDGKETHRVLEGVDFTLAAGASVALTGASGSGKSTLLNVIAGFEPLSDGELWLDGDNTAAWKDPQWSQFRHQKLGVIFQQFNLLTPLNVKQNIAFPLHLNQQKWNDWCDYLIETLGINQLLDRHVSALSGGQQQRVAIARALAHKPKLLLADEPTGNLDQKAGLEVMKLLSEITTHGNTAVLLVTHSPDCAEFMQTRLRLENGQLRNGDLQPPLPTLQEQSDRG is encoded by the coding sequence ATGGATTTGCCGTTAGTGTCACTAAAACGCGCCAACAAAAGTTTCGTCGATGGCAAAGAAACCCATCGCGTATTGGAAGGCGTCGATTTCACTTTAGCGGCAGGTGCAAGTGTGGCGTTGACGGGCGCAAGTGGTAGCGGCAAAAGTACCCTACTCAATGTCATTGCTGGTTTTGAGCCGCTTTCCGATGGTGAATTGTGGTTAGATGGCGATAACACAGCAGCTTGGAAAGACCCGCAATGGAGCCAGTTCCGCCATCAAAAGCTCGGTGTCATCTTTCAACAATTCAACCTGTTAACACCACTCAACGTAAAACAAAACATTGCCTTTCCTCTGCATCTAAACCAACAAAAATGGAACGATTGGTGCGATTATCTCATCGAGACATTGGGCATCAATCAGCTTCTTGATAGACACGTTTCTGCCCTTTCTGGCGGCCAGCAACAAAGAGTCGCCATCGCTCGCGCTTTGGCTCATAAACCTAAACTTCTACTTGCCGATGAACCGACAGGAAATCTCGACCAAAAAGCAGGATTGGAGGTGATGAAGCTACTGAGTGAAATCACCACCCACGGCAATACTGCAGTGCTCTTAGTGACCCACAGCCCCGATTGCGCTGAGTTTATGCAGACTCGTTTGCGGCTAGAAAACGGTCAATTACGCAATGGTGATTTGCAGCCCCCCCTCCCTACTTTGCAAGAGCAAAGCGACCGAGGGTAA
- a CDS encoding GNAT family N-acetyltransferase: MNISLRPALESDIDFLVDLRNATMHDYLEQVGMPISLDDYLNRIQYKFDCAQIITLDQVPIGLFKAEYQADQNLWYLIQIQIHPGYQNASIGSRLVKNLIEKAQASQSRVGLSVIKTNPAYQLYQRLGFKKISETEYEYNLELKA, from the coding sequence ATGAACATTTCCCTAAGACCTGCACTCGAATCAGACATAGATTTTTTAGTCGACCTACGCAATGCCACAATGCATGACTACCTTGAACAAGTCGGCATGCCAATTAGCCTCGACGACTATTTGAATCGCATTCAGTACAAGTTCGACTGTGCTCAAATCATTACCTTAGATCAAGTGCCTATTGGTTTGTTTAAAGCTGAATACCAAGCCGATCAAAACCTCTGGTATCTCATCCAAATTCAGATTCATCCGGGTTACCAAAACGCGAGTATTGGCAGCAGACTAGTAAAAAACCTGATCGAAAAAGCTCAAGCTAGCCAATCACGAGTTGGTTTAAGTGTGATAAAAACCAATCCTGCTTATCAGTTGTACCAACGTCTTGGATTTAAAAAGATCTCGGAAACGGAATACGAGTACAACTTAGAACTCAAGGCCTAA
- a CDS encoding DUF3297 family protein: MTDTAKPALPDRLSGNPRSPFFVKECFDHQIGIRFKGQERTDVEEYCVSEGWVKIASPKAKDRFGNPMLIQLKGEVEAYYV; this comes from the coding sequence ATGACAGATACAGCTAAACCAGCTCTACCAGATCGCCTATCAGGTAACCCACGTAGCCCTTTCTTTGTAAAAGAGTGCTTCGATCACCAAATCGGTATTCGTTTTAAAGGTCAAGAGCGCACAGACGTTGAAGAGTACTGCGTTAGCGAAGGTTGGGTAAAAATCGCATCTCCAAAAGCGAAAGACCGCTTTGGTAACCCAATGCTTATCCAACTAAAAGGCGAAGTTGAAGCGTACTACGTTTAA
- a CDS encoding peptidase U32 family protein, giving the protein MTRDQFELLAPGGDLDSIKAAIAAGADAIYCGLDRFNARNRATNLTLDNLNGVLQLAHQHNCKIFLTLNVLILESEIPAIVRLLSQLNTTAIDGVIVQDLGLAYILNNYFPDLDVHASTQLNTHNEGQILFLNRLTASRVNLSRELNISEIKQLAQFGREHDVMMEVFVHGSYCIGFSGICYISSARNGASGNRGRCSQPCREEYQTTKTGNSYPLNMKDNSAFGDLAALADAGVYSLKVEGRIKKSHYVYTVVDNWRKQIDRLCDGVELSNDTTELYTVFNRDFSNAFLQGDFGKAMYIDNPRDHAVKHFSKIYKCESADDVKVVKKKLYDDKTAIIEKVAEKTQDFDVTTTQASASSLKGAIDVPTLPLLPQPEMRQGTPRLSVLFSSPQDVALLKYTDVDVYFQLPMGLAAELNAMIELFQANPQLKPWFPAILIGDDYQAARTLLEAVKPALSITNNSGVGILAQELGLGWIAGPLMNTVNSYSFKCLQQEFAASGAFVSNELNMKQMRHIKRPQNMRSFYSIYHPNTLLTSRQCLFQQTEGCRKIKVNKGCLKRCDKRTSIINLKDNPYVVQKQKGSHNSIYSEHNVLNLQVLQDLPQLFTDVLIDLRDIQTETQVTASKPELIDAFLALLDQHNEKNIQAINSMIQPTANAQYLKGL; this is encoded by the coding sequence GTGACACGCGATCAATTTGAGTTATTAGCACCGGGCGGAGATTTAGATTCGATTAAGGCAGCCATTGCCGCTGGGGCGGATGCTATCTATTGTGGTTTAGACCGTTTCAATGCGCGTAACCGAGCCACTAACCTCACCTTAGATAACTTGAATGGCGTATTGCAGCTTGCGCATCAGCACAACTGTAAGATCTTCCTGACTCTCAACGTGTTGATTCTAGAAAGCGAAATTCCAGCCATTGTGCGCTTGCTTAGTCAATTGAACACCACGGCGATTGATGGCGTGATCGTACAAGACCTTGGTTTGGCCTACATTCTCAACAACTATTTTCCTGATTTAGATGTACACGCATCAACTCAGCTCAATACCCATAACGAGGGGCAAATATTGTTTCTCAATCGATTGACGGCAAGTCGCGTCAATCTATCGCGCGAGCTGAACATCAGCGAGATTAAACAGCTGGCTCAGTTTGGTCGTGAGCATGATGTAATGATGGAAGTGTTTGTCCACGGCTCTTACTGCATCGGATTCTCTGGGATTTGCTACATCAGCTCTGCGCGTAATGGCGCTTCAGGCAACCGTGGTCGATGCAGTCAACCTTGTCGTGAAGAGTACCAAACCACCAAAACCGGTAATAGCTACCCACTCAATATGAAAGACAACTCGGCCTTTGGCGATTTGGCAGCGCTTGCGGATGCCGGCGTGTATTCGTTGAAAGTGGAAGGCCGCATCAAGAAATCTCACTACGTTTACACCGTGGTCGACAACTGGCGTAAGCAGATTGACCGCTTGTGCGATGGCGTGGAACTGTCGAATGACACCACGGAACTGTACACCGTCTTCAACCGTGATTTCTCCAATGCATTCTTGCAAGGTGACTTCGGTAAAGCGATGTACATCGACAACCCCCGCGACCATGCGGTGAAACACTTTTCGAAAATCTACAAATGTGAATCCGCCGACGATGTAAAAGTAGTGAAGAAAAAGCTCTACGACGACAAAACAGCAATCATCGAGAAAGTCGCTGAAAAGACCCAAGACTTTGACGTCACTACAACACAAGCTTCTGCTAGCAGCCTAAAAGGGGCGATTGATGTACCTACTTTGCCCCTGCTACCTCAGCCAGAAATGCGTCAAGGAACGCCAAGGTTATCGGTATTGTTCTCATCACCACAAGACGTCGCACTGCTCAAATACACTGACGTAGACGTCTATTTTCAGCTGCCGATGGGACTGGCGGCTGAACTGAACGCAATGATCGAGCTGTTCCAAGCAAATCCGCAGTTAAAACCTTGGTTTCCTGCAATTTTGATTGGTGACGATTACCAAGCTGCACGCACACTGTTAGAGGCAGTAAAGCCAGCGCTCTCGATCACTAACAACTCCGGAGTAGGCATTTTAGCTCAAGAGCTTGGATTGGGTTGGATCGCGGGCCCGCTGATGAACACGGTCAACTCTTACTCATTCAAATGTTTACAACAAGAGTTTGCCGCAAGCGGCGCATTTGTCTCCAACGAGTTGAACATGAAGCAGATGCGCCATATTAAACGTCCGCAAAACATGCGCAGCTTTTACAGCATCTACCACCCAAATACACTGCTGACGAGCCGCCAATGTTTGTTCCAACAGACCGAAGGCTGCCGCAAGATCAAAGTCAATAAAGGTTGTTTGAAGCGTTGTGACAAGCGTACATCTATCATTAATCTCAAAGACAACCCGTACGTAGTGCAAAAACAAAAGGGCAGCCACAACTCAATCTACAGTGAACACAACGTATTGAATCTGCAAGTATTGCAAGATTTACCGCAACTGTTCACTGATGTGTTGATCGATCTGCGCGATATTCAAACCGAAACACAAGTGACAGCCAGTAAACCAGAATTGATTGATGCCTTTTTAGCGCTACTGGATCAGCATAACGAAAAGAATATTCAAGCCATAAACAGCATGATTCAGCCAACGGCCAATGCCCAGTATTTGAAGGGGTTGTAG
- a CDS encoding GntR family transcriptional regulator — protein MTDWNETQPIFRQLADRITEQILQGIWNEGEALPSVRAVAGDLKINHITVMKGYQLLVDEGLVEKKRGQGMFVAQGALSQLKASQKQDFIQQQIPSIAVKLQQLDIPLQEFIEQLTLHVEGKQ, from the coding sequence ATGACAGATTGGAACGAAACGCAGCCTATCTTTCGTCAACTAGCGGATCGAATTACAGAGCAAATCCTGCAAGGCATTTGGAACGAAGGAGAGGCATTACCTTCGGTTCGAGCCGTAGCAGGAGATTTGAAAATCAACCACATCACTGTGATGAAAGGTTATCAGCTACTGGTGGATGAAGGTCTCGTAGAAAAAAAACGCGGTCAGGGAATGTTCGTGGCACAAGGCGCACTGAGTCAGTTAAAAGCGTCGCAAAAACAGGATTTTATTCAGCAGCAGATCCCGTCAATCGCGGTGAAACTGCAGCAGCTAGACATTCCACTTCAAGAATTTATTGAGCAGTTAACACTGCACGTTGAGGGCAAACAATGA
- a CDS encoding ABC transporter ATP-binding protein produces the protein MSVLIEARQVTKHYSGRAKEQGEAIKNISFELKAGQVLGLLGHNGAGKSTLIKSLLGAHDYQGDIQVLGLEPISQRAKVMEHLSYISDVNVLPDWMTVRQILRYTAGVHPSFDVNKARAVLEKTDIKLNSKIKSLSKGMKVQLHLAIVISTDTKVLILDEPTLGLDLVYRDTFYRHLLEWFHDGERALIIASHEVSEIEHLLTDVLILKHGQAVLQSSMENIAEDYVIVETTDEQRAQMEALKPLSSERALGSTRWLIRSEQAQQLDSVDKIYNVKLADLFLALQKEAA, from the coding sequence ATGAGCGTATTAATTGAAGCTCGGCAGGTAACCAAGCACTACTCAGGTCGAGCCAAAGAGCAAGGCGAAGCGATTAAAAACATTAGTTTTGAACTCAAAGCGGGACAAGTCCTCGGTTTGCTTGGTCACAATGGTGCAGGTAAATCGACCTTGATTAAAAGCCTGCTCGGTGCTCACGACTATCAGGGTGATATTCAAGTACTGGGGCTTGAGCCTATCTCACAGCGCGCCAAAGTGATGGAGCACCTGTCTTATATTTCAGATGTGAACGTGCTGCCTGACTGGATGACGGTAAGACAAATTCTTCGTTACACCGCCGGTGTTCACCCAAGTTTCGATGTGAACAAAGCGCGTGCTGTACTTGAGAAAACCGACATCAAGCTTAATAGCAAAATCAAATCGCTCTCAAAAGGCATGAAGGTACAGCTACATCTTGCGATTGTGATTTCGACTGACACCAAAGTATTGATTCTCGATGAGCCTACCCTCGGCTTGGATCTTGTTTACAGAGATACCTTTTATCGACATCTTCTTGAATGGTTTCATGATGGAGAGCGTGCCCTGATTATTGCCAGCCATGAGGTGTCTGAGATTGAACACCTGCTAACCGATGTGTTGATCCTTAAGCATGGTCAAGCAGTGTTGCAATCGTCAATGGAAAACATTGCCGAAGATTACGTGATCGTTGAAACCACCGATGAACAACGCGCACAAATGGAAGCATTGAAGCCGCTTTCTAGTGAGCGAGCTCTTGGCAGTACGCGTTGGCTGATTCGTTCTGAACAAGCGCAACAACTCGATAGCGTAGACAAAATTTACAATGTAAAACTGGCAGATCTGTTCTTAGCTCTACAGAAGGAGGCTGCGTAA
- a CDS encoding MurR/RpiR family transcriptional regulator, which produces MSLDVDIISQITERFSALRDAEKKVAKLIMDDIQTAANASITELAESAEVSEATITRFAKAVGCKNVRDMKIKLAQTLTVGQRFILEPPDQSGYQGIYESIKQSLDINRNLINEADIDTAVGWLHNARQVISIGMGGGSTIASQEMQHRLFRLGYPVVAYNDGLLARMIASTADSNDVLVMLSATGYTPTIIETAELAKQYGVKIIAITPSSTPLSDIADLTLPIEHQETDFIYKPSASRYAMLALVDVLSMALAVNHKRRSRDKLRRLKLALDSYRGGLDRQPLGD; this is translated from the coding sequence TTGAGTTTAGACGTCGATATTATTTCGCAAATCACTGAGCGTTTTAGCGCTCTGCGCGACGCCGAGAAGAAAGTCGCCAAACTGATCATGGACGATATTCAGACTGCAGCGAATGCGAGTATCACTGAACTTGCTGAAAGCGCTGAAGTCAGTGAGGCTACGATCACTCGCTTTGCTAAAGCCGTTGGCTGTAAAAACGTTCGTGATATGAAAATCAAGCTGGCGCAAACCCTAACAGTTGGTCAACGTTTTATTCTTGAGCCGCCAGATCAAAGTGGTTATCAGGGCATCTACGAATCCATCAAGCAGTCGTTAGATATCAACCGCAATTTGATCAACGAAGCCGATATCGATACTGCTGTGGGTTGGCTACACAATGCAAGACAAGTCATCTCTATCGGTATGGGTGGAGGCTCAACCATTGCCTCGCAAGAGATGCAGCATCGCCTATTCCGTTTAGGCTACCCTGTGGTTGCTTATAACGACGGTTTGCTTGCACGTATGATTGCTTCTACCGCAGACAGTAATGACGTATTGGTGATGTTATCCGCAACGGGATACACGCCGACCATCATCGAAACTGCAGAGCTGGCAAAGCAATACGGGGTAAAGATCATCGCCATCACACCGAGCTCAACGCCGCTCTCTGACATTGCCGATCTCACACTGCCGATTGAGCACCAAGAGACCGATTTTATCTACAAACCTTCTGCGTCTCGTTACGCAATGTTAGCCTTGGTTGATGTCCTTTCGATGGCGCTTGCCGTCAACCATAAGCGACGTTCAAGAGACAAACTAAGACGGCTTAAGTTGGCATTAGACTCATATCGAGGTGGCTTAGACCGTCAGCCGCTCGGAGACTAA
- a CDS encoding amino acid deaminase — protein sequence MKEFEKKCDTNYHNNTINIPGWGEKSQPYQSDSQQTYSLINEEISLPAAVIQQSRINNNLDWMQRFAATHNVKLCPHGKTSMTPALFRQQLDQGAWGMTVATAAQAEVAALAGASNIIIANQLVGKANMAIVANLIEQHSVDVFVCVDSQRNVEALGQFFASRDVKLNVLIEFGVEGGRCGCRTEQQVAELAQRIADQSHLLLTGIEAYEGVIHGDNAEQAIRDFLNQIVTLGRKLARGQLISGKPIVTGAGSAWYDVVSECFANLDDLDAIIRPGCYAIHDTGIYLDAQNKVMARAEKNQGAACDLGGDLQSSLEVWAHVISKPEPGKLVVGLGKRDVAFDAGLPIPERAYRDGEAISVSNAVTTAVMDQHAFMEIDPDCPLDVGDVVAFSTSHPCLTFDKWRAIAVCDDEYNVTHWVETRF from the coding sequence ATGAAAGAATTCGAGAAAAAGTGTGATACAAACTATCATAATAATACTATCAACATCCCTGGGTGGGGTGAGAAGTCTCAGCCATATCAGAGTGATAGCCAGCAAACCTACAGCTTGATCAACGAAGAAATCAGTCTGCCCGCTGCCGTTATTCAACAATCTAGAATCAACAATAACCTCGACTGGATGCAGCGCTTCGCCGCAACCCACAACGTCAAGTTATGCCCGCATGGCAAAACCAGCATGACACCCGCGTTATTTCGTCAGCAACTTGACCAAGGCGCATGGGGAATGACTGTCGCCACAGCCGCTCAAGCTGAAGTTGCGGCGTTAGCAGGGGCAAGTAACATCATTATCGCTAATCAATTGGTCGGCAAAGCCAATATGGCTATCGTGGCCAATCTGATTGAGCAGCATAGTGTTGATGTATTTGTTTGCGTTGATTCACAGCGTAACGTTGAAGCACTTGGGCAGTTCTTTGCGAGCCGTGACGTCAAACTCAATGTCTTGATTGAATTCGGTGTTGAAGGTGGACGCTGCGGCTGTCGAACTGAGCAGCAAGTTGCCGAGCTTGCTCAGCGCATTGCCGATCAATCTCACCTGTTATTGACTGGTATTGAAGCTTACGAAGGGGTCATCCATGGTGACAATGCAGAACAAGCCATTCGTGATTTTCTCAATCAGATCGTAACGCTTGGCCGTAAACTGGCTCGCGGTCAACTCATCTCAGGTAAGCCAATTGTGACGGGTGCAGGTTCAGCTTGGTACGACGTAGTTTCTGAGTGTTTTGCCAACCTCGACGATCTAGATGCCATTATTCGCCCAGGTTGCTACGCCATCCATGACACGGGGATCTATCTAGACGCTCAAAACAAAGTCATGGCGAGAGCAGAGAAAAACCAAGGGGCAGCGTGTGATTTAGGTGGTGATTTACAGTCCTCTCTTGAAGTGTGGGCACACGTCATCTCAAAACCTGAGCCGGGTAAACTCGTGGTTGGCCTAGGAAAAAGAGACGTCGCTTTTGATGCCGGTTTACCCATCCCAGAGCGTGCATACCGCGACGGGGAAGCCATTTCCGTCTCTAATGCAGTCACCACTGCAGTGATGGATCAACATGCGTTTATGGAGATAGATCCTGATTGCCCACTCGATGTTGGCGACGTTGTCGCTTTCTCAACCTCACACCCTTGCCTGACTTTCGATAAATGGCGTGCCATCGCCGTGTGCGACGATGAATACAATGTGACTCACTGGGTAGAAACACGTTTCTAA
- a CDS encoding N-acyl-D-amino-acid deacylase family protein: MLFDTIIKSVEVFDGTGAPAYTADVAIRHNRVEQIGELSEATASKVIDGQGLALAPGFIDVHTHDDTNVIRYPECLPKISQGVTTVIVGNCGISASPTTLAGDPPDPMNLLGKQEDFKYPTFASYAQAVQQANPAVNVAALVGHTTLRNNVMDDLQRTATDEEIAQMRSTLDQAMAEGALGLSSGLAYASAKQATADEVMRLAQVLGQHGGIYTTHMRTEFEEIISAMEEAFETGQFAKVPVVISHLKCAGAGNWGRTKEVLNVMDEAAKHQDVSCDCYPYSASSSTLDLKQVTDEIDIFITWSEAAPEHAGKMLKDIAAEMNLPLMEAAKAIQPAGAVYHCMDENDVKRVLKYKLTMVGSDGLPNDPHPHPRLWGTFPKVLGHYCREEKLFSLAEAIHKMTGMSAKRYNLKDRGEIKVGAYADLVLFNPNTIKDTATFENPISMAKGVESVFVNGELSYLSGDVTKNRSGVFIYRNDA; encoded by the coding sequence ATGTTGTTCGATACCATAATCAAAAGTGTAGAAGTCTTTGACGGTACCGGCGCTCCAGCATATACCGCTGATGTCGCAATTCGTCACAATCGTGTAGAGCAAATTGGTGAATTATCTGAAGCGACGGCTAGCAAGGTGATTGATGGACAAGGCTTGGCACTCGCACCGGGTTTTATTGATGTTCACACTCACGATGATACCAATGTGATTCGTTATCCCGAGTGTCTTCCAAAGATCAGTCAAGGTGTGACGACTGTGATTGTCGGTAACTGTGGCATTAGTGCCAGCCCGACTACCTTAGCCGGTGACCCACCTGATCCAATGAACCTACTCGGTAAGCAAGAAGATTTTAAATACCCAACGTTCGCTAGCTACGCGCAAGCTGTGCAGCAAGCAAATCCTGCAGTCAATGTAGCGGCATTAGTCGGTCACACCACTTTGCGTAATAACGTGATGGATGACTTGCAACGCACCGCGACCGATGAAGAAATCGCTCAAATGCGCAGTACGCTTGACCAAGCGATGGCAGAAGGTGCGCTTGGTTTGAGCTCTGGTCTTGCCTATGCGAGCGCGAAACAAGCGACAGCGGACGAGGTCATGCGCTTAGCACAGGTGCTCGGTCAACACGGCGGCATTTATACCACCCACATGCGTACAGAATTTGAAGAGATCATCTCCGCAATGGAAGAAGCGTTTGAAACCGGTCAGTTCGCTAAAGTGCCTGTTGTTATCTCGCATCTTAAGTGTGCTGGTGCTGGCAATTGGGGACGAACAAAAGAAGTGCTTAATGTGATGGATGAAGCGGCGAAACACCAAGATGTGTCTTGTGACTGTTACCCGTACTCCGCAAGTTCATCAACACTCGACCTAAAACAAGTGACCGACGAGATCGATATCTTTATTACTTGGTCGGAAGCTGCTCCTGAACATGCAGGCAAAATGCTCAAAGACATTGCCGCAGAAATGAATCTGCCTTTAATGGAAGCGGCAAAAGCGATTCAACCCGCTGGCGCGGTTTACCACTGCATGGATGAAAACGACGTTAAACGCGTTTTGAAATACAAACTGACCATGGTGGGCTCCGACGGATTACCCAATGACCCGCATCCACATCCACGTTTGTGGGGCACTTTTCCGAAAGTGCTTGGGCACTACTGTCGTGAAGAGAAACTGTTTTCATTAGCAGAAGCCATTCACAAAATGACGGGCATGTCAGCCAAGCGATATAACTTAAAAGATCGCGGCGAAATAAAAGTCGGGGCTTACGCAGATTTAGTTTTATTTAACCCAAATACAATAAAAGATACCGCAACCTTTGAAAATCCTATTTCAATGGCAAAAGGTGTTGAATCTGTATTTGTTAATGGTGAGTTGTCTTATTTATCTGGCGATGTAACCAAAAATAGAAGTGGCGTATTTATTTATAGAAATGACGCCTAA
- a CDS encoding RidA family protein, protein MSIKRYGVEGGTGTGGQHLPFARATEAGGFLYVSGQTPMTDGEVVEGGIVDQSRLAIQNCVDIMTEAGYTLEDVVHVKVVLTDSRYFQSFNKVFNEFFGEHPPARICMVCDLVVDVKVEVDVTCYREDRR, encoded by the coding sequence ATGTCTATTAAGCGTTACGGTGTAGAAGGTGGAACAGGCACTGGTGGTCAACACCTTCCATTTGCACGAGCGACTGAAGCAGGCGGTTTCCTATACGTTTCTGGTCAAACACCAATGACCGACGGTGAAGTGGTAGAAGGTGGTATTGTTGACCAGTCTCGCCTAGCGATTCAAAACTGTGTCGATATCATGACTGAAGCAGGCTACACACTAGAAGATGTGGTTCATGTAAAGGTTGTTTTAACGGACTCTCGTTATTTCCAATCATTCAATAAGGTGTTCAATGAATTCTTTGGCGAGCACCCGCCAGCACGTATCTGCATGGTGTGTGATTTGGTCGTTGACGTGAAGGTAGAAGTCGACGTGA